In a genomic window of Deinococcus aerophilus:
- a CDS encoding glycosyltransferase family 4 protein has product MRIGLITATYLPSRNGVATSTALFARGLRALGHEVRIFAPRHPQMPPHEEGVYRLNSSFAGARALGAPADYPVMLAPGPLLTARLPLRDLDVLHTMHPFLAGGLALKWSRLSGAPVVYTAHTQYDQYLHYTPMPHTVGRAMLRPHVSAFARRVDAVLAPGRAMVEMLSEYGYDGEVELFPNPVDLAAFHAADGRAFRAEYHIAPDAPLVMYLGRLAPEKNLDTMIQAFDRARASRPELRLLVVGDGPSAAGAAARAPEGVTFTGPLPYARVPEALAAADAFLTASTSEVLPMSMIEALAAGAPLVAARSPAALDLIHEGENGTVRDPTADALADGLLYALHPDHVAALQNGARASAAQYDLNVRARALAGVYERVRARGPRKASGPSRRSGQG; this is encoded by the coding sequence GTGCGAATTGGCCTGATCACCGCGACCTACCTGCCGTCTCGCAATGGCGTGGCGACCAGTACCGCCCTGTTTGCGCGGGGACTGCGGGCCCTGGGCCACGAGGTGCGGATCTTTGCGCCGCGCCACCCGCAGATGCCGCCCCACGAGGAAGGCGTCTACCGCCTGAACAGTTCCTTTGCCGGAGCGCGGGCCCTGGGCGCTCCGGCGGATTACCCGGTGATGCTCGCTCCGGGACCGCTGCTGACCGCCCGCCTTCCGCTGCGCGATCTGGACGTGCTGCATACCATGCACCCCTTTCTGGCCGGCGGGCTGGCCCTGAAGTGGTCCCGGCTCTCGGGCGCACCCGTGGTGTATACCGCCCACACCCAGTACGACCAGTACCTGCACTACACGCCCATGCCCCACACGGTGGGCCGCGCCATGCTGCGCCCCCACGTCAGCGCCTTTGCACGGCGGGTGGACGCGGTGCTGGCTCCAGGCCGCGCGATGGTCGAGATGCTCAGCGAGTACGGGTATGACGGAGAGGTCGAGCTGTTTCCCAATCCGGTCGATCTGGCCGCGTTCCACGCCGCCGACGGCCGCGCCTTCCGCGCCGAATACCACATCGCCCCCGACGCGCCGCTGGTGATGTACCTGGGCCGCCTCGCGCCCGAGAAGAATCTGGACACCATGATTCAGGCCTTTGACCGGGCGCGGGCCAGCCGCCCGGAACTGCGCCTGCTGGTGGTGGGTGACGGCCCGAGTGCGGCCGGGGCCGCCGCCCGTGCGCCCGAGGGCGTGACCTTTACCGGCCCGCTGCCCTACGCCCGCGTCCCCGAAGCCCTGGCCGCGGCAGACGCTTTCCTGACGGCCAGCACCAGCGAGGTGCTGCCCATGAGCATGATCGAGGCGTTGGCCGCCGGAGCGCCGCTGGTCGCCGCCCGCAGCCCCGCCGCGCTGGACCTGATCCATGAGGGCGAGAACGGCACGGTGCGCGACCCCACCGCCGACGCCCTGGCCGACGGTCTGCTGTACGCCCTGCACCCGGACCATGTGGCTGCCCTTCAGAACGGGGCGCGGGCCAGCGCGGCGCAGTACGACCTGAACGTGCGCGCGCGGGCACTCGCCGGGGTATACGAGCGGGTCAGGGCGAGGGGACCCAGGAAAGCGTCTGGACCCTCCCGGCGCTCGGGTCAGGGCTGA
- the hisA gene encoding 1-(5-phosphoribosyl)-5-[(5-phosphoribosylamino)methylideneamino]imidazole-4-carboxamide isomerase codes for MTASSRSSTPAPLLIPCVDIQAGRAVRLYEGDPDRETVYFESPLEAARHWVALGAELLHLVDLDAATGRGENRAVIRQIVAELGVPVEVGGGVRDRAGAEELLRGGVQRVVIGTAAVRSPELVADLIAAHGPERVVVSLDARGLEVATHGWAQGSGVQVADLTPTLAGAGLETLIFTDVTRDGTLRGLDRELMRQVRGLWRGTLIVGGGVADLNDVQLLAEEGIEGAIVGRSIYEGTLAYPLTWPVDSSVG; via the coding sequence ATGACTGCCTCCTCCCGTTCTTCCACGCCCGCGCCGCTGCTCATTCCCTGTGTGGATATTCAGGCGGGCCGCGCCGTGCGGCTGTACGAGGGCGATCCTGACCGCGAAACGGTGTACTTCGAGTCACCGCTGGAGGCCGCGCGCCACTGGGTGGCCCTGGGCGCGGAGCTGCTGCATCTGGTGGACCTGGACGCGGCGACCGGGCGCGGCGAGAACCGCGCCGTGATCCGGCAGATTGTGGCCGAGCTGGGCGTGCCGGTCGAGGTGGGCGGCGGCGTGCGCGACCGCGCCGGGGCCGAGGAACTGCTGCGCGGCGGGGTTCAGCGGGTGGTGATCGGTACCGCCGCCGTGCGCAGCCCCGAACTGGTGGCCGACCTGATCGCCGCGCACGGCCCCGAGCGGGTGGTGGTCAGTCTGGACGCCCGTGGGCTGGAGGTTGCCACCCACGGCTGGGCCCAGGGCAGCGGCGTGCAGGTGGCCGACCTGACCCCCACGCTCGCCGGGGCGGGACTGGAGACCCTGATTTTCACCGATGTCACCCGCGACGGCACCCTGCGCGGTCTGGACCGCGAGCTGATGCGGCAGGTGCGCGGCCTGTGGCGGGGCACCCTGATCGTGGGGGGCGGCGTGGCCGACCTGAACGACGTGCAACTGCTGGCCGAGGAAGGCATTGAGGGAGCCATCGTCGGACGGTCCATCTATGAGGGCACCCTGGCCTATCCGCTGACCTGGCCGGTCGACAGCTCTGTGGGATAA